A single genomic interval of Mycolicibacterium sp. MU0053 harbors:
- a CDS encoding ATP-grasp domain-containing protein — protein MKLARPDLFHPKIVLAGCSKLVEGDGDDDGLVAALRAQGLSARWRAWDDPATLTADLVILRATWDYTERLEEFLAWTHRVPNLLNAPEVVAWNTDKIYLHDLAVAGVPVCESEFFAPGQLLHLPAGEVVVKPAVGAGSVGAQRFTDHNAARDHAATLQEAGATVLVQTYDPRIEDGETALVFLAGEPSHAFTKAPMLPAPGRRPALDASGSYAAEVLAPADPDFELWDVAQTALAAAAARLGVPSSDFLYARVDLIGRSDPVLLELELVEPGLGWQQLDAVTRARQQRRFALAVGSALDRLGLGPLSHRRP, from the coding sequence ATGAAACTGGCCCGTCCGGATCTCTTCCACCCGAAGATCGTGCTGGCCGGATGTTCGAAGCTGGTCGAGGGGGATGGCGACGACGACGGTCTGGTCGCCGCGCTGCGCGCCCAGGGGCTGTCCGCGCGCTGGCGGGCCTGGGACGATCCGGCGACGCTGACTGCCGATCTGGTCATCCTGCGGGCGACGTGGGACTACACCGAGCGCCTTGAGGAGTTCCTGGCCTGGACGCACCGGGTGCCCAACCTGCTCAACGCACCCGAGGTGGTGGCCTGGAACACCGACAAGATCTATCTGCACGACCTCGCCGTCGCCGGTGTGCCGGTGTGCGAGAGCGAGTTCTTCGCGCCGGGGCAGTTGCTACACCTGCCGGCCGGTGAGGTCGTGGTCAAGCCCGCGGTTGGGGCCGGATCCGTTGGCGCGCAACGGTTCACCGATCACAACGCGGCCCGTGACCACGCGGCGACGCTGCAGGAGGCGGGGGCCACGGTGCTGGTGCAGACCTACGACCCGCGGATCGAGGACGGGGAGACCGCGCTGGTGTTTCTCGCCGGTGAGCCGTCCCACGCCTTCACCAAGGCGCCGATGCTGCCGGCGCCGGGTCGGCGGCCCGCGCTCGACGCATCGGGCAGCTACGCGGCGGAGGTGCTGGCGCCGGCCGATCCCGACTTCGAGCTCTGGGACGTCGCGCAGACCGCGTTGGCGGCGGCCGCCGCCCGGCTGGGCGTGCCGAGCTCGGACTTCCTCTACGCCCGGGTCGACCTCATCGGCCGCAGCGACCCGGTGCTGCTGGAGCTCGAGCTCGTCGAGCCGGGACTGGGCTGGCAACAGCTCGATGCCGTGACCCGCGCGCGTCAGCAGCGCCGGTTTGCGCTCGCGGTGGGCTCAGCCCTGGACCGGCTCGGGCTCGGTCCGCTCTCGCATCGACGCCCATAG
- a CDS encoding quinone oxidoreductase family protein encodes MDAIEVAETGGPEVLTLVDKPQPAPAPGEVLIKADAIGVNFIDTYFRSGLYPRPVPFVVGTEVCGTVAAVGADVAALSVGDRVVTANADGAYAEYCTAPADFVAYVPDSVPSDAVASALLKGMTAHYLIKSVYPVQPSDTVLVHAGAGGVGLILTQWATSIGTKVISTASTPEKAALARQAGAIEVLEYPEDPAKFAAQVRDLTGGRGVQAVYDGVGQTTFDASLASLAVRGTLALFGAASGPVPPVDPQRLNAAGSVFLTRPKLGDFTRSSDEFAWRAGELMEAIAAGSITVTVSARYPLAEAEQAHRDLQGRKTVGSIVLVP; translated from the coding sequence ATGGATGCGATCGAAGTTGCCGAAACCGGCGGGCCCGAAGTACTGACACTCGTCGACAAGCCGCAGCCGGCGCCGGCACCCGGTGAGGTTCTGATCAAGGCCGACGCGATCGGCGTCAACTTTATCGACACCTATTTCCGGTCCGGGCTGTACCCGCGTCCGGTGCCGTTCGTGGTCGGCACCGAGGTGTGTGGCACGGTCGCGGCCGTGGGCGCCGATGTGGCCGCGCTCTCGGTCGGCGATCGGGTCGTGACGGCCAATGCCGACGGCGCCTACGCCGAATATTGCACCGCGCCCGCGGATTTCGTGGCCTATGTGCCCGACTCGGTACCCTCCGACGCGGTCGCCTCGGCGCTGCTCAAGGGGATGACCGCGCACTATCTGATCAAGTCGGTCTATCCGGTGCAACCCTCGGACACCGTGCTGGTGCACGCCGGCGCCGGCGGGGTGGGCCTGATCCTGACCCAGTGGGCCACCAGCATCGGCACCAAGGTCATCAGCACGGCATCCACCCCGGAAAAGGCCGCCCTGGCGCGGCAGGCCGGCGCGATCGAGGTGCTCGAATATCCGGAGGATCCCGCGAAGTTCGCCGCCCAGGTCCGCGACCTCACCGGCGGCCGGGGCGTGCAGGCGGTCTACGACGGCGTCGGCCAGACCACCTTCGACGCCAGCCTGGCCAGCCTGGCGGTGCGCGGCACGCTGGCGCTGTTCGGGGCGGCCAGCGGACCGGTCCCGCCGGTGGACCCGCAGCGCCTCAACGCGGCGGGCTCGGTGTTCCTGACCCGCCCGAAGCTGGGCGACTTCACCCGCAGCTCCGACGAGTTCGCCTGGCGTGCCGGCGAGTTGATGGAGGCGATCGCGGCCGGGTCCATCACGGTGACCGTCAGCGCCCGGTATCCGCTGGCCGAGGCCGAACAGGCCCACCGCGACCTGCAGGGGCGCAAGACCGTCGGCTCCATTGTGCTGGTGCCCTGA
- a CDS encoding heme o synthase, whose translation MSIRERVAPSQIRTKVLAYIALTKPRVIELLLVTAIPAMLLADRGTVNPLLILNTLIGGMMAAAGANTLNCVADADIDKVMKRTALRPLVRATVPTRHALIFGLLLSVGSFFWLWWTTNLLSGVLAVVTIAFYVFIYTLLLKRRTAQNVVWGGAAGCMPVMIGWSAVTGTIQWPALVMFLIIFFWTPPHTWALAMRYKDDYKAAGVPMLPAVATEKQVTLQILIYTWLTVLATLALAPAAGWLYAAVAGLAGAWFLVMAHQLYAGVRRGRPVKPLKLFLQSNNYLAAVFCALAVDSALALPTLLELF comes from the coding sequence GTGAGCATCCGCGAGCGCGTCGCGCCGAGCCAGATCCGCACCAAGGTGCTCGCGTATATTGCGCTTACCAAGCCGCGGGTCATCGAGCTGCTGCTGGTCACGGCCATTCCGGCGATGCTGTTGGCCGACCGCGGCACCGTGAACCCGCTGCTGATCCTGAACACGTTGATCGGCGGCATGATGGCCGCCGCCGGCGCCAACACGCTCAACTGCGTGGCCGACGCCGACATCGACAAGGTCATGAAGCGCACTGCGCTGCGGCCGCTGGTCCGCGCGACGGTGCCCACCCGCCACGCGCTGATCTTCGGCCTGTTGCTCTCGGTCGGCTCGTTCTTCTGGTTGTGGTGGACCACCAACCTGCTCTCGGGCGTCCTCGCCGTCGTCACCATCGCGTTCTACGTCTTCATCTACACGCTGCTGCTCAAGCGGCGCACGGCCCAGAACGTGGTCTGGGGCGGCGCGGCAGGGTGCATGCCGGTGATGATCGGCTGGTCCGCCGTTACCGGGACCATCCAGTGGCCCGCGCTGGTGATGTTCCTGATCATCTTCTTCTGGACGCCGCCGCACACCTGGGCGCTGGCGATGCGCTACAAGGACGACTACAAGGCGGCCGGCGTGCCGATGCTGCCGGCCGTGGCCACCGAGAAGCAGGTGACCCTGCAGATCCTGATCTACACCTGGTTGACCGTGCTCGCCACGCTGGCGTTGGCCCCCGCGGCCGGTTGGCTGTACGCCGCGGTGGCGGGTCTGGCCGGGGCGTGGTTCCTGGTGATGGCCCACCAACTCTATGCCGGGGTGCGGCGCGGGCGGCCGGTCAAGCCGCTGAAGCTGTTCCTGCAGTCGAACAACTATCTGGCCGCGGTGTTCTGCGCGCTGGCGGTCGACTCCGCGTTGGCGTTGCCCACCCTGCTCGAGCTGTTCTGA
- the tkt gene encoding transketolase, producing the protein MTTAEEIASLTEPNHPDDWTEVDSRAVDTVRVLAADAVQKVGNGHPGTAMSLAPLAYTLFQRQLRHDPSDPHWLGRDRFILSCGHSSLTLYLQLYLGGFGLELSDIEALRTWGSKTPGHPEFRHTKAVEITTGPLGQGLASAVGMAMAARYERGLFDPDTAAGASPFDHFIYVIASDGDIEEGVTSEASSLAGTQQLGNLIVFYDKNHISIEHDTNIALTEDVSARYRAYGWHVQDVVGGENVVGIEEAIAAAKQVTDKPSLIALRTVIGYPAPTKMNTGGIHGSALGADEVAAVKKILGFDPEQNFEVSEDVITHTRGLVARGKEVREAWQQDFDAWAQREPERKQLLDRLLANELPEGWDADLTHWEPGSKAVATRAAFGQVLNDTAPKLPELWGGSADLAGSNNTTIKDAKSFGPPSISTADFTAEPYGRVLHFGVREHAMGSVLSGIVLHGPTRAFGGTFLQFSDYMRPAVRLAALMDIDTIYIWTHDSIGLGEDGPTHQPIEHLAALRAIPQLAVVRPADPNETAYAWRSIIARGNGSGPVGFILTRQGVPVLDGTDNDGVARGAYVLGNPPADEVRDADVLIIATGSEVQIAVEAQQQLAAEDIVACVVSMPCVEWFEKQPVEYRNSVLPPEVSARVAVEAGIAMPWHKWVGDTGEIVSIEHYGESADDKTLFREFGFTPENVVAAAKRALDN; encoded by the coding sequence TTGACCACAGCCGAAGAGATCGCCAGCCTCACCGAACCGAACCACCCGGACGACTGGACCGAAGTGGATTCCCGGGCGGTCGACACCGTGCGGGTGCTGGCCGCCGACGCGGTCCAGAAGGTGGGCAACGGCCACCCCGGCACTGCCATGAGCCTGGCCCCGTTGGCGTACACGCTGTTCCAGCGGCAGCTGCGGCACGACCCCTCCGACCCGCACTGGCTGGGCCGGGACCGCTTCATCCTGTCCTGCGGCCACTCCAGCCTCACCCTGTACCTGCAGCTCTACCTGGGCGGCTTCGGGCTCGAGCTCTCCGACATCGAGGCGCTGCGGACCTGGGGTTCCAAGACACCGGGTCACCCCGAGTTCCGCCACACCAAGGCCGTCGAGATCACCACCGGACCGCTGGGTCAGGGCCTCGCGTCGGCCGTCGGCATGGCGATGGCCGCCCGCTATGAGCGGGGCCTGTTCGATCCCGACACCGCAGCCGGGGCGAGCCCGTTCGATCACTTCATCTACGTGATCGCCTCGGACGGCGACATCGAAGAGGGCGTCACCAGCGAGGCCTCGTCGCTGGCCGGCACGCAGCAGCTCGGCAACCTCATCGTGTTCTACGACAAGAACCACATCTCGATCGAGCACGACACCAACATCGCGCTCACCGAGGACGTCAGCGCCCGGTACCGGGCCTACGGCTGGCATGTGCAGGACGTGGTGGGCGGCGAGAACGTGGTCGGGATCGAGGAGGCCATCGCGGCGGCCAAGCAGGTCACCGACAAGCCGTCGTTGATCGCGCTGCGGACCGTCATCGGCTACCCGGCGCCGACCAAGATGAACACCGGCGGGATCCACGGCTCGGCGCTGGGCGCCGACGAGGTGGCCGCGGTCAAGAAGATCCTGGGCTTCGACCCCGAGCAGAACTTCGAGGTCAGCGAAGACGTCATCACCCACACCCGCGGCCTGGTGGCCCGCGGCAAGGAGGTCCGCGAGGCCTGGCAGCAGGACTTCGACGCCTGGGCGCAGCGCGAACCCGAGCGCAAGCAGCTGCTCGACCGGCTGCTGGCCAATGAGCTGCCCGAGGGCTGGGACGCCGACCTCACGCACTGGGAGCCCGGTTCCAAGGCGGTGGCGACCCGCGCGGCGTTCGGTCAGGTGCTCAACGACACCGCGCCCAAGCTGCCGGAGCTCTGGGGCGGGTCCGCCGACTTGGCGGGCAGCAACAACACCACCATCAAGGACGCGAAGTCCTTTGGGCCGCCCTCGATCTCGACGGCCGACTTCACCGCCGAGCCCTACGGCCGGGTGCTGCACTTCGGCGTCCGCGAACACGCGATGGGTTCGGTGCTGTCCGGGATCGTGCTGCACGGCCCCACCCGGGCCTTCGGCGGCACGTTCCTGCAGTTCTCCGACTACATGCGGCCCGCGGTGCGCCTGGCGGCCTTGATGGACATCGACACCATCTACATCTGGACCCACGATTCCATCGGTCTCGGTGAGGACGGCCCCACCCACCAGCCCATCGAACACCTGGCCGCGCTGCGCGCCATCCCGCAGCTCGCGGTCGTGCGGCCCGCCGATCCCAATGAGACCGCCTACGCCTGGCGCAGCATCATCGCGCGCGGCAACGGCAGCGGTCCGGTCGGATTCATCCTGACCCGTCAGGGCGTGCCGGTGCTCGACGGCACCGACAACGACGGCGTGGCCCGCGGCGCCTACGTGCTCGGTAACCCGCCGGCCGACGAGGTCCGCGACGCCGACGTCCTGATCATCGCCACGGGCTCGGAGGTGCAGATCGCCGTCGAGGCCCAGCAGCAGCTCGCGGCCGAGGACATCGTGGCCTGCGTGGTGTCGATGCCATGCGTCGAGTGGTTCGAGAAGCAGCCGGTGGAGTACCGCAATTCGGTACTGCCGCCGGAGGTCTCGGCGCGGGTGGCCGTCGAGGCGGGCATCGCGATGCCCTGGCACAAATGGGTCGGCGACACCGGCGAGATCGTCTCGATCGAGCACTACGGCGAATCCGCCGACGACAAGACCCTGTTCCGCGAGTTCGGCTTCACCCCGGAGAACGTCGTCGCCGCCGCGAAACGCGCACTGGACAACTAG
- the tal gene encoding transaldolase codes for MTQNPNLAALSAAGVSVWLDDLSRELLQTGKLQELVDTRSVVGITTNPSIFQAALSAGTAYDAQVAELAERGADVDATIRTVTTDDVRNACDLLAKVHERSDGIDGRVSIEVDPRLAHDTDKTVLQAIELWKIVDRPNLLIKIPATLAGLPAITAVIAEGISVNVTLIFSVERHRAVMDAYLAGLEKAKEAGHDLSKIHSVASFFVSRVDTEIDKRLEQLAAETKRPGTLDAAGKAGVANARLAYAAYQEVFEQGSRFAALQAEGARVQRPLWASTGVKNPDYPDTLYVTQLVAPNTVNTMPEKTMEAVADHGEITGDTVTGTAETAKIVFDKLAAIGIDLPDVFKQLEDEGVQKFEQSWQELIEATQAQLDEKSPKQQ; via the coding sequence ATGACCCAGAACCCGAACCTCGCGGCGCTGAGTGCCGCCGGAGTTTCCGTATGGCTCGACGACCTGTCCCGCGAGCTGCTGCAGACCGGCAAACTGCAGGAACTCGTCGACACCCGCAGCGTCGTGGGCATCACCACCAACCCGTCGATCTTCCAGGCCGCGCTGTCGGCCGGCACGGCCTACGACGCGCAGGTCGCCGAGTTGGCCGAGCGTGGCGCCGACGTGGACGCCACCATCCGCACCGTCACCACCGATGACGTCCGCAACGCCTGCGATCTGCTGGCCAAGGTCCATGAGCGCTCCGACGGAATCGACGGGCGGGTGTCGATCGAGGTGGATCCCCGCCTCGCACACGACACCGACAAGACCGTCCTGCAGGCCATCGAGCTGTGGAAGATCGTCGACCGGCCCAACCTGCTGATCAAGATCCCGGCCACGCTGGCGGGTCTGCCCGCGATCACCGCCGTGATCGCCGAAGGCATCTCGGTCAACGTCACGCTGATCTTCTCGGTGGAGCGCCACCGCGCGGTCATGGACGCCTACCTGGCGGGCCTGGAGAAGGCCAAGGAGGCCGGGCACGACCTGTCCAAGATCCACTCGGTGGCCTCGTTCTTCGTCTCCCGGGTGGACACCGAGATCGACAAGCGGCTGGAGCAGCTGGCCGCCGAGACCAAGCGTCCGGGCACCCTGGATGCGGCCGGTAAGGCCGGGGTCGCCAACGCCCGGCTCGCCTACGCGGCCTATCAGGAGGTCTTCGAGCAGGGCAGCCGCTTTGCCGCACTGCAGGCCGAGGGCGCGCGGGTGCAGCGGCCGCTGTGGGCGTCGACGGGCGTGAAGAACCCCGACTACCCCGACACCCTCTATGTGACTCAGCTGGTCGCCCCCAACACCGTCAACACCATGCCGGAGAAGACCATGGAAGCGGTCGCCGACCACGGCGAGATCACCGGCGACACCGTCACCGGGACGGCCGAGACCGCCAAGATCGTGTTCGACAAGCTGGCGGCGATCGGCATCGACCTCCCCGACGTCTTCAAGCAGCTCGAGGACGAGGGCGTCCAGAAATTCGAGCAGTCCTGGCAGGAACTGATCGAGGCCACCCAGGCTCAACTGGACGAGAAAAGCCCCAAGCAGCAATGA
- the zwf gene encoding glucose-6-phosphate dehydrogenase, with protein sequence MSEAAGTAWVNPLRDKRDKRMPRIAGPCAVVIFGVTGDLARKKLMPAIYDLANRGLLPPQFALVGFARREWADEDFGKEVYDAVKQHARTPFHQEVWDRLSEGIRFVQGDFSDDTAFERLAETLHKLDKERGTGGNHAFYLSIPPGAFPVVCEKLSAFGLARETDGCWNRVVIEKPFGHDLASAESLNTVVNGVFPESSVFRIDHYLGKETVQNLLALRFANTMFEPIWNAHYVDHVQITMAEDIGLGGRAGYYDGIGAARDVIQNHLLQLLALTAMEEPVNFSPAELQAEKIKVLSATRLAEPLDQTTSRGQYTAGWQGSEQVVGLLDEDGFSQTSTTETFAAITLDVDTRRWAGVPFYLRTGKRLGRRVTEIALIFKRAPHLPFDATMTEELGQNALVIRVQPDEGITLRFGSKVPGNRMEVRDVNMDFSYGSAFAEESPEAYERLILDVLLGEPSLFPVNEEVELAWKILDPVLANWARIDAAGAAPEPYPSGSWGPESAFDMLHRAGREWRRP encoded by the coding sequence ATGAGCGAGGCCGCCGGGACGGCGTGGGTCAATCCGCTGCGCGACAAGCGCGACAAGCGGATGCCCCGGATTGCGGGGCCCTGCGCGGTGGTGATCTTCGGGGTCACCGGCGATCTTGCCCGCAAGAAGCTGATGCCGGCGATCTACGATCTGGCCAACCGCGGACTGTTGCCGCCGCAATTCGCGCTGGTCGGATTCGCCCGGCGGGAATGGGCCGACGAGGACTTCGGCAAAGAGGTCTACGACGCGGTCAAGCAGCACGCCCGAACCCCTTTCCACCAGGAGGTCTGGGACCGGCTGTCGGAGGGGATCCGGTTCGTGCAGGGCGATTTCAGCGACGACACCGCCTTCGAGCGGCTCGCCGAAACCCTGCACAAGCTCGACAAGGAGCGCGGCACCGGCGGCAATCACGCGTTCTACCTGTCGATCCCGCCCGGGGCGTTCCCGGTGGTCTGCGAGAAGTTGTCGGCGTTCGGGCTGGCCCGCGAAACCGACGGCTGCTGGAACCGGGTGGTCATCGAGAAGCCGTTCGGACACGACCTGGCCAGCGCCGAATCGCTCAACACGGTGGTCAACGGGGTGTTTCCGGAGTCGTCGGTGTTCCGCATCGACCACTACTTGGGCAAGGAGACCGTGCAGAACCTGTTGGCGCTGCGGTTCGCCAACACCATGTTCGAACCGATCTGGAACGCCCACTACGTCGACCATGTCCAGATCACCATGGCCGAGGACATCGGATTGGGCGGTCGCGCAGGCTATTACGACGGTATCGGCGCGGCGCGCGATGTCATCCAGAACCACCTGCTGCAACTGCTCGCGCTGACCGCGATGGAAGAACCGGTGAACTTCTCCCCCGCGGAGTTGCAGGCCGAGAAGATCAAGGTGCTCTCGGCGACCCGACTGGCCGAACCCCTGGACCAGACCACTTCCCGCGGGCAGTACACCGCCGGCTGGCAGGGCAGCGAGCAGGTGGTGGGCCTGCTCGATGAAGACGGATTCTCCCAGACCTCCACCACCGAGACGTTCGCCGCGATCACCCTCGACGTCGACACCCGCCGCTGGGCCGGGGTGCCGTTCTATCTGCGAACCGGGAAACGCTTGGGCCGCAGGGTCACCGAGATCGCCCTGATATTCAAGCGTGCCCCGCATCTGCCCTTCGACGCGACGATGACCGAGGAACTGGGCCAGAACGCGCTCGTCATCCGGGTGCAACCGGACGAGGGCATCACGCTGCGGTTCGGTTCCAAGGTGCCCGGCAATCGGATGGAGGTCCGCGACGTCAACATGGACTTCTCCTACGGTTCGGCGTTCGCCGAGGAGTCCCCCGAGGCCTACGAACGGCTCATCCTCGACGTGCTGCTGGGTGAGCCCTCGCTGTTCCCCGTCAACGAGGAGGTCGAATTGGCCTGGAAGATCCTCGATCCGGTGCTGGCGAACTGGGCTCGGATCGATGCGGCAGGGGCCGCCCCCGAGCCCTACCCGTCGGGCAGCTGGGGACCGGAGTCCGCCTTCGACATGCTGCATCGCGCCGGCCGGGAATGGCGGCGGCCGTGA
- the opcA gene encoding glucose-6-phosphate dehydrogenase assembly protein OpcA — MILDLPNTTTNDVNKKIVELREEGGAVTMGRVLTLVIAPDTEAALEESIEAANYASREHPCRVIVVGPADPDAAEPRLDAQIRVGADAGAGEVVVLRLSGPLAEHASNVVIPFLLPDTPVVAWWPDEAPAVPAEDPLGKLAIRRITDASNCVDSLAAIKSRLAGYTAGDTDLSWSRITYWRALLAAAIDLAPHEPIRSAVVSGRAAEPALDILAGWLATRIEGSVTRATGALFVELVRDSETINLSRPQDGTTATLQRTARPDALLPLARRATRDCLAEDMRRLDPDEIFHGALQGLAQVDYP, encoded by the coding sequence GTGATACTCGATCTGCCGAACACCACCACCAACGATGTCAACAAGAAGATCGTCGAACTCCGCGAGGAGGGCGGCGCGGTCACCATGGGGCGCGTCCTGACCCTGGTGATCGCCCCAGATACCGAGGCAGCGCTGGAAGAGTCGATCGAGGCCGCCAACTACGCCAGTCGCGAGCACCCGTGCCGGGTCATCGTGGTCGGCCCGGCGGATCCGGATGCCGCCGAGCCCCGGCTCGATGCGCAGATCCGGGTCGGCGCCGACGCCGGCGCCGGCGAGGTAGTGGTGCTGCGGCTGTCCGGACCGCTGGCCGAACACGCCAGCAACGTGGTGATCCCGTTCCTGTTGCCCGATACCCCGGTGGTGGCCTGGTGGCCCGACGAGGCGCCGGCGGTCCCCGCCGAAGATCCGTTGGGCAAGTTGGCCATTCGCCGCATCACCGACGCGTCCAACTGTGTCGACTCGCTCGCGGCGATCAAGAGCCGACTGGCCGGATACACCGCCGGCGACACCGACCTGTCGTGGAGCCGGATCACCTACTGGCGCGCCCTGCTGGCCGCGGCCATCGACCTGGCACCGCACGAGCCGATCCGCTCGGCGGTGGTGTCCGGGCGGGCCGCCGAACCCGCGCTCGACATCCTCGCGGGCTGGCTGGCCACCCGGATCGAGGGATCGGTGACCCGCGCGACCGGTGCGCTGTTCGTGGAGTTGGTGCGGGACTCGGAGACCATCAACCTCAGCCGTCCGCAGGACGGCACCACCGCGACACTGCAGCGCACCGCTCGTCCCGACGCGCTGTTACCGTTGGCGCGGCGTGCGACACGCGACTGCCTGGCCGAGGACATGCGCCGACTCGACCCGGACGAGATCTTTCACGGCGCCCTACAGGGCCTGGCCCAGGTGGACTATCCATGA
- the pgl gene encoding 6-phosphogluconolactonase produces the protein MSTSASGTVIETYVDPDQLASAAGARLVGAITSAIAARGRAHIVLTGGGTGTALLRHVAEHGLEIDWSVVHLFWGDERYLPENDDERNAKQAREALLERIDIPARNVHQMPAADGEFGADIAAAALAYEQVLAANAPDGAATPEFDVHLLGMGGEGHINSLFPDTAAVREDSRMVVAVTDSPKPPPQRITLTLPAIQRSREVWLVVSGAGKADAVAAAVGGADPVDIPAAGARGRGQTVWLLDEAAAAKLPR, from the coding sequence ATGAGTACTAGCGCTTCCGGGACCGTCATCGAGACCTACGTAGATCCCGACCAATTGGCCAGTGCCGCCGGTGCCCGCCTGGTCGGTGCGATCACGTCGGCGATCGCCGCTCGGGGCCGGGCCCACATCGTGCTCACCGGCGGTGGCACCGGCACCGCGCTGCTGCGCCATGTCGCCGAGCACGGGCTGGAGATCGATTGGTCTGTCGTGCACCTGTTCTGGGGTGACGAGCGCTACCTGCCCGAGAACGACGACGAGCGCAACGCCAAGCAGGCGCGCGAGGCGCTGCTGGAGCGCATCGACATCCCGGCCCGCAACGTGCACCAGATGCCGGCCGCCGACGGCGAATTCGGGGCCGACATCGCCGCCGCCGCGCTGGCCTACGAGCAGGTGCTGGCGGCCAACGCCCCCGACGGGGCAGCCACCCCCGAGTTCGACGTGCACCTGCTGGGCATGGGCGGCGAGGGCCACATCAACTCGCTGTTCCCCGACACCGCCGCCGTCCGCGAGGACTCCCGGATGGTGGTCGCGGTGACCGACTCCCCCAAACCGCCGCCCCAACGAATCACGCTGACGCTGCCCGCGATTCAGCGCTCACGGGAGGTGTGGTTGGTGGTCTCCGGCGCGGGTAAGGCCGACGCCGTGGCGGCCGCGGTCGGCGGTGCCGACCCGGTCGACATTCCGGCGGCGGGCGCCCGCGGCCGCGGGCAAACGGTCTGGCTGCTCGACGAGGCCGCGGCGGCCAAGCTCCCGCGCTAG
- a CDS encoding LutC/YkgG family protein has translation MTAASAAAGDARTEILGRIRAALADRGARADVEVRWDYGQPVSTGDKDVVQRFVERVADYRAAVVRVGPEKVPGAIAEALRTAGAGAVIADAALRDRWAGGGGADWLLDDRCSAAELDRIDAVVTTATVGIANTGTLVLDHGPGQGRRAISLVPDVHICVVHSDQIVSDVPEAVARLVDSGRHTRPLTWISGPSATSDIELDRVEGVHGPRTLHVIVAG, from the coding sequence ATGACCGCCGCGTCGGCGGCCGCCGGGGACGCCCGCACCGAGATCCTGGGCCGCATCCGCGCCGCGCTGGCCGATCGCGGTGCGCGCGCCGACGTCGAGGTGCGGTGGGACTACGGCCAACCGGTGTCCACCGGTGACAAGGACGTGGTGCAGCGCTTCGTCGAACGGGTCGCGGACTACCGGGCCGCGGTGGTGCGGGTCGGTCCCGAGAAGGTGCCCGGTGCGATCGCCGAGGCACTGCGGACCGCGGGCGCCGGAGCGGTGATCGCCGACGCCGCGCTCCGCGACCGGTGGGCCGGCGGGGGCGGCGCCGACTGGCTCCTCGACGACCGGTGCTCGGCCGCCGAACTCGACCGCATCGACGCCGTGGTCACCACCGCGACGGTCGGCATCGCCAACACCGGCACCCTGGTGCTCGACCACGGGCCGGGTCAGGGCCGCCGCGCGATCAGCCTGGTCCCGGATGTCCACATCTGTGTGGTGCACAGTGATCAGATTGTCAGCGATGTACCCGAAGCCGTTGCACGACTGGTGGATTCCGGCCGCCACACCAGGCCGTTGACCTGGATCAGCGGTCCCAGCGCCACCAGCGACATCGAACTCGACCGGGTCGAGGGGGTGCACGGGCCACGCACCCTGCACGTGATCGTCGCGGGCTGA